The Arachis ipaensis cultivar K30076 chromosome B10, Araip1.1, whole genome shotgun sequence DNA window GAACCATCTTCATGCAAacatctcacaccaatctcaccaAACTTCGTCAAGCATTCCGATGCAATCTGACCCTTCAATGCTTTGTCCACAATCTGATCCAACGTGCCATCTTCGTAACAAGATACAGCCCAATGAGCAAGTGACATCTGTTGTTTTTCCACTGTCCTCATCAAAGACGGCCTCCCACACAGCACCTCAAACAGCACTACTCCAAAGGAGTACACGTCAGACTTCACAGTTAAACGCTGTCGTTTATAGTATTCTGGGTCTAAATACCCAAGACTGCCCTTCACCACAGTGCTGATGTGGGTTATTGAAATGCCAGAGGGTCCTATTTTGGACAAGCCGAAATCGGAAACCTTGGCCACCCATTTGTCATCCAATAAGATGTTGGTGCTCTTTACATCGCGGTGAATGATATTGTGGACCGCACCTGCATGGAGATAATGCAACCCCTTCGCTGCTCCTATGCAGATATGCAACCGTTGCTTCCACGAAAGGGAAGGGTTACTACTATTGTTGTAGAGATGATCTTGTAAGGTTCCTCGATCCATGTAATCATAGACCAAGAGCATCTCGTTGCTTTCACAGCAATAACCAATGAGGGACACAAGGTGGAGATGCCGCAGTTGAGAGAGCATCTGAATTTCGGTCCTGAATTCCTGAACCCCTTGTTGTGAACCCGGTTTTAACCGTTTGATCGCAACTGGTGTTGAACCTTCGTCAATGTAGCCTTTATACACGTTGCCAAACCCTCCCACTCCGATAAGGAGGAGCTCATCGAAGTTGTTGGTGCCTGTTTTTATCTCAACCAAGGAAAATCGACGACAAAGAGCGGATGGCAATGGTAAGGTTTGAGTGTTGGCTTCTTTGGAAGATCTCTTTCTGGTCTTTTTCTTCTGTTTTCTAAGGATGAAGAACACTAGAATGAAATGAAAAATGAATCCAGCAGGGACAACAGagattattatgattattatgaTCCTCTTGATTGAGATTTGAACAGAGACAGAGAAGTGTGGTGGGGCAAATGAATGAGGAACAGGGTCAGGGTTGGGTCCTGCTAGGCTATTAGACGCAGGGTCACTAATTTTGAAGATTTCAAGGCCGTTCAAGAAAGGGTCGCTGTACCGTGTGTCTGATGTAGGATGCATTTGGAGTGAAAGGTTAAACTTGTCCTGAGTAATCCCTTGGCCTTGGATCATAACTGCGTAGTCTCTCTGTACAGCAATTCCCTTTTCCTTGCTCCATGCTAGAACAATGGCATGGTCCTCAGCTAACTGGCCTGCTATGTAGATGTTGAACATTCTGTCCTTGGTTTTAATAATGTTTGGGTCTAGCTCGCAAAAGTGAAGCCTAAGCATGTAGTTGAAGCCAGAATCAACAGGAAACTCCCAGGTCAAATTTATCATTTGGTTGAGGGTTCCATTCATGCCCATATCACGTGATGTTCTGTAAAGCTCAATGGGTGCTTCATAATCAGGACTCACAGTGATTTTCATCTTTCCGGTCGTATCACCGGGTAGACTATACAGAGCACTTGGCGTTCTTAAATAATCGGCATCATTTCCTTCCCAGTTCCTGAGCATGCCAGTATCACCTTTAGGTGTGATTGTGACGCCGCCAACTTTGATCCTGTAGTCTGTCTGCAGGGCACTACTGTTTAGCATTTCGTATAGGACGCCTGGATGACCCAAAAATACAACTTGTTGTCCGCTGGGTTCAAAGAAGTAGAGATCATTGGGCATGGAAACCACCTCAATTCCATTCACAAACGCATAAGAATTTGGATGGGATGTGTTTGGAGTGAAGGTCAGGTTGATCCTCTGCCCATCATCCACGTTGATGATGTATTCTTTAAAGATGGTGTCCCTGTTTGCAGCATCAGCGTTAAGCGAAGCATTGAAATCCTTAAGGAGTGTGAAGCCCTCGGATTTGACCGTGAAGAGGGCGTTATTACGGTCAAAGGCAGCGTAAGAAGCAGGGTAGAAGAAGAGACGAACAAATTTCCGGCCAGCTGTGACCGGGAAGGAGTAACTGAATTCAGAGTTAGACAAGCTAGCACTGGTATATGGAACTTTGTTCGAAGAAGGTTGTGTGGCTGGTTGAGCAACGATGGTCTTTGTGTGTTGAAGAGTAAAGAGATTTGAGTGTATGTCTCCGTTCCATGACCTTTCACCGTCGGAGGATTTGCCACTTGAGCCACAATTGATGCTGTGGCTATCAACTGGAACATAAGCTTCAATGGATATGGCTAAGTCCGAGAGGAACAAGAAAGAAAGGTAAATGATAGTGGATATGGCAGATGTTATGCTATAACTCCTCAAGTTCATGGTTGAAAAGGAGAGTCGAGTGTTTAATTGCAGATGTGGTTTGGAACAAAACGAATCAGTGAAATTATGTAGAATTCATGAGGTGAGGGCATTGTTCCGATTGCCGGTAGTTATATTACTAGGAAGAAAGAAAGCTTGAAAGTAATGGGCAAGTagtaataaaatactaaaatgcaTGTGATTGTGACCCTAGTGATGACCCCGTACTTCCGTTATTTGACTTGTTCAACTTTTTAAAGATTAATGTTGATATATGTTTTGCTTTTACATACACTCTTATGGTTATATTAACAAGATtaataaaatatgaaacaaaaatgtttatcacttaaaaaaaaaagagaaaatgtacataaaaaaatatatacaaaagagaaaatgtacataaaaaaatatatacaaacactTTGAAAATGTGTATGTGCAACGACGGGGTCATAAGCTTCATGGGACGTGGATTAGTAGTAAAATATTAAAATGCAAGATAAAGCATGGTGGGAACGCAGCTCATGTTCGATTTGATGGAGGAGTAGTACGTAGTGTTTAATTCAGAGAAAGAATATTATTAGTACTTTGTTTTGGGTAAGAAGAAGACATATATATCAAGAGGCATTAAACACACTATTTTTAGTCAAGTAAGATTATTGAAACTGAAAGCTCTGTCTGGTTCGTTTGGTTCTTGCTTGGAAGCTAGGAACCGTAATATCAACGTCTAGAAAATTAAACTGGCGTATAGGGAAGGGTggtgaagaacactatgaatgctaTGCTTGATTGAGACCTTACGCGGTCGATGTTTTAGTCAGGAAATTTCAGCAAGGGAGAGAGTAAAAAAACTAATCAAGACTTTTAAAACTGAGTAAATTTAATTCAACTCCAAAATTTAGTTTAATGGTGGTGGTGCATGAATAGTATTCTTTACTTTTTAGTTAATTATTCTTCTTTCTATTCTTTAGTTACAAGCATATTTGGATATTACGGATGAAATGGAATAAATAACTTCataatgtgattttttttttaatttgttgcttttcatttttttttttttttactttcattttttTCACCATGAATGTCATCTTCCTCAGCAGCCTTACCCATGCAGTCATGCTTGTTTGGTtatatgatgcgtgagcatctttcctatcttttcctagtgaatttgtatctaacttgttgagtttaattaagaattaattatattttagccactatggatgctattttgagttttgtgcaattttattcattttaggtagcatttggatggatttgatgaagtttctgtagagaaagagaagaaaccaaggagatgaccagcgaataccgacgcagacgcatggctcacgcgaccgcgtggactggaatctgcagaaatgacgcgaacgcgtgaccgacgcgtacgcgtgacatgcgccgcgtgcagaaaacgcagaaaaacgctgggggcgatttctgggctgttttgacccagttcttagcccagaaatcacatattagaagctgcagaagggacaaatcaagtggtccccacccatcagctgaatacttgttaattaattcgaatttaaattcaaatcttattttaggaaaagatattattttaattttaattttaaaaatttaatttttaaattattaggattagttataaaagggatcccaatagggCGGTGGTTCAAAAAAAAAGaacattccacaacattattccatacaaatttacattccatattccatgagcaactaatcctccattgttaaggttaggagctctgtctattgtatggattgatattattatttttctattttaattcatgttttgatttatatttcaataattgttttcgttctttattttatgaatttgggtggaacggaagtatgacccacgttctaattgagttcttgtataacttggaaaagttttttacttgaacaacagcttgaaaacatattattctgaatttctaattgtttgtatttaatgggatacgtgacatataatccctttatttttggataattaggattcttgtggcatataaactagaatttgattattaccctctaattggaattaattgaccaaagaattggccgttgatgaattttagaggagactaggaaggtctaaggaattagggtctagtcacaaatagtttaccatgaattaaatcttacatgattaaaattaattaataaaaaaagtcaatccagaaaatagataactttgaaaccttaactgttttctccatattttattcccaacttatttatctatctatctttaatatttttgctattatttaatgtctttgaactctcaacactattttcaatttgtctaactaatcctatcaaacgctattgttgcttaatccatcaattctcgtgggatcgacccttactcacgtaaggtattacttggtacgacccggtgcacttgctggtaagttagtgggttataAATACCATACCAATTTTTTGGCGTTGTTGCTgaagattgactgtgattaacaactttgagttgaagccacaattggtcaccctggtgcaacaaaattgccagtatcatggtcttcctcaCGAAAACCTgaatcaatttatatctgattttctacagatatgtgatactgtgaagacaaatggagtgaatccaaaggtgtacaaactcatgtttttcccgtttgctctgagggataaagcaaagctatggctagattcacaaccaaaggagagtctgaatacttgggacaaggttgttacagagtttctcactaaattttttccACCAAAGAAGCTAACTAAGCTTAGGttagaggttcagaccttcagacagaaggagggagaaacactttatgaagcctgggagagatacaagctactgactaggcaatgccctccggacatgttctccaaatggacccaactggatatcttttatgaaggcttgggtgagatgtccaagatgagcttagatacctctgcaggtggttcactacacaagaagaagacaccagaggagactattg harbors:
- the LOC107624195 gene encoding receptor-like protein kinase FERONIA, yielding MNLRSYSITSAISTIIYLSFLFLSDLAISIEAYVPVDSHSINCGSSGKSSDGERSWNGDIHSNLFTLQHTKTIVAQPATQPSSNKVPYTSASLSNSEFSYSFPVTAGRKFVRLFFYPASYAAFDRNNALFTVKSEGFTLLKDFNASLNADAANRDTIFKEYIINVDDGQRINLTFTPNTSHPNSYAFVNGIEVVSMPNDLYFFEPSGQQVVFLGHPGVLYEMLNSSALQTDYRIKVGGVTITPKGDTGMLRNWEGNDADYLRTPSALYSLPGDTTGKMKITVSPDYEAPIELYRTSRDMGMNGTLNQMINLTWEFPVDSGFNYMLRLHFCELDPNIIKTKDRMFNIYIAGQLAEDHAIVLAWSKEKGIAVQRDYAVMIQGQGITQDKFNLSLQMHPTSDTRYSDPFLNGLEIFKISDPASNSLAGPNPDPVPHSFAPPHFSVSVQISIKRIIIIIIISVVPAGFIFHFILVFFILRKQKKKTRKRSSKEANTQTLPLPSALCRRFSLVEIKTGTNNFDELLLIGVGGFGNVYKGYIDEGSTPVAIKRLKPGSQQGVQEFRTEIQMLSQLRHLHLVSLIGYCCESNEMLLVYDYMDRGTLQDHLYNNSSNPSLSWKQRLHICIGAAKGLHYLHAGAVHNIIHRDVKSTNILLDDKWVAKVSDFGLSKIGPSGISITHISTVVKGSLGYLDPEYYKRQRLTVKSDVYSFGVVLFEVLCGRPSLMRTVEKQQMSLAHWAVSCYEDGTLDQIVDKALKGQIASECLTKFGEIGVRCLHEDGSQRPSMDEIVWCLEFALILQETAETHQEHLLTAIEMLEISNVCVTV